One Aphidius gifuensis isolate YNYX2018 linkage group LG5, ASM1490517v1, whole genome shotgun sequence genomic region harbors:
- the LOC122858216 gene encoding muscle calcium channel subunit alpha-1 isoform X2: MSTGDGTKLSGPGIGNGARASFNNPTVGVNNNVAPQNNDGQSVMVKTPQVQTQTQAQTTTTTNAAAAAAAAAAKRPARRAKPPPDRPVRALFCLPLKNPVRKLCIDVVEWKPFEWLILMTIFANCVALAVYTPYPCGDSNQTNMILEKIEYIFLVIFTVECVMKIIAYGFVAHQGAYLRNGWNMLDFTIVVIGMISTILQLFMQEGFDVKALRAFRVLRPLRLVSGVPSLQVVLNSILRAMVPLLHIALLVLFVIIIYAIIGLELFSGKMHKTCRNNKTGETMEDPHPCGDSGFQCSSIGPEYTCSRQYWEGPNWGITNFDNFGLAMLTVFQCVTLEGWTDVLYDIEDAMGSTWQWIYFVSMVILGAFFVMNLILGVLSGEFSKEREKAKARGDFHKLREKQQIEDDLRGYLDWITQAEDIEPEADNGKQQTQDGKQKQQNEMESTDRLEGDDDNNQQESVWKRKRRDLDRINRRMRRSCRKAVKSQGFYWLIIGLVFLNTSVLATEHYRQPDWLDLFQEYTNMFFIALFTMEMILKMYSLGFQGYFVSLFNRFDCFVVVGSITEMVLTNTELMPPLGVSVLRCVRLLRVFKVTKYWRSLSNLVASLLNSIQSIASLLLLLFLFIVIFALLGMQVFGGKFNFDDLQDKTRSNFDSFWQSLLTVFQILTGEDWNAVMYVGIRAYGGVATHGILACIYFIILFICGNYILLNVFLAIAVDNLADAESLTAIEKEAEEQEAEQNRSHSGTPENDEELSGECDRDDRDEGDITSGEEEEEEEEEEEDPGTDIEQYRNENLNEEGSGKDGIKDGHKVRINIEPYEHGYDNYNGDDNDDEDYDDPLDGEVSARPRRMSEYNTANAKQPIPEGTSLFLFSQNNRFRVFCHWFCNHSNFSNFILVCIMVSSGMLAAEDPLDALSERNQVLNRFDYFFTAVFTIEISLKVIAYGFVLHNGAFCRSAFSLLDLVVVCVSLISMAWRSSAISFIKILRVLRVLRPLRAINRAKGLKHVVQCVIVAVKTIGNIVLVTSLLQFVFAVIGVQLFKGKFFACNDESKMTETECHGTYLVYEEGNINRPVVKERVWKRNRFHFDDVAKAMLTLFTVSTFEGWPSLLYTSIDSNHENFGPIYNFRPIIAAYYIIYIIIIAFFMVNIFVGFVIVTFQNEGEQEYKNCELDKNQRNCIEFALKAKPVRRYIPKHRIQYKVWWFVTSQPFEYTIFTLIIINTITLAMKFYNQPDPYTHALDVLNMIFTAVFALEFVFKLAAFRFKNYFGDAWNVFDFIIVLGSFIDIVYSEVNARLHVKAGGSLPNVKSPGSNIISINFFRLFRVMRLVKLLSRGEGIRTLLWTFIKSFQALPYVALLIVMLFFIYAVIGMQVFGKIALDNETDINRNNNFQTFPQAVLILFRSATGESWQNIMLDCSYRPNEVKCDPKSDERTAPSCGNDIAFPYFISFYVLCSFLIINLFVAVIMDNFDYLTRDWSILGPHHLDEFIRLWSEYDPDAKGRIKHLDVVTLLRKISPPLGFGKLCPHRVACKRLVSMNMPLNSDGTVLFNATLFAVVRTSLRIKTEGNIDDANSQLRAIIKKIWKRTNSKLLDQVVPPPGVDDEVTVGKFYATFLIQDYFRRFKKRKELELKEGDKDCHNTVTLQAGLRTLHEAGPELKRAISGNLEELLDDNPEPMHRRNHSLFGSVWSSMRRGHHRAKSLKALTQNNAPKISPTNSIDFLPYASVQKSAGVDGNQVTARSHQVVPNVTGVSGSALDRTPIEENIPMRPLAMFVNNSTMQPSNFQNPYKVLDLEDGIERQLTPPTPPPRRNLPSGGTSVNITPATPAHGDSSSATTSATTQSPTPSPSPSLASSSIGGARYYAYASRGCCIDFVGWRQPNVDDNCEETDVEKKSNPSSDEGDCSTSIINKKLHKSFKKSSKRSSKRSNISDNIEEEGTSRCLSLKVRKIEDANFDDDDKTMKKCLTREPSIANGLKLAQTQAIAVAGFLTDFDSKQCRVCESCLSHRASFHGRVTWTGDSNGIYGSERLTHSLPGSPADRKPTFEVIGSAESLVGRVLVEQGLGKYCDPDFVRNTSREMQEALDMTREEMDRAAHLLLQERQPLTFQLQQNIDQQWNQGPREVIYEQLREQLPSLDNSQGVQQPRKVFRDQQPLS, translated from the exons ATGAGCACGGGTGATGGCACAAAATTGTCGGGTCCCGGCATTGGAAACGGGGCCCGTGCTAGTTTTAATAATCCAACAGTTGGTGTTAATAACAATGTGGCACCACAAAATAATGACGGTCAAAGTGTTATGGTTAAAACACCACAAGTACAAACGCAAACACAAgcacaaacaacaacaacaacaaatgcaGCAgctgcagcagcagcagcagcagctaAAAGACCAGCAAGAAGAGCTAAACCACCACCAGATAGACCAGTTAGAGCATTATTTTGTTTACCACTTAAAAATCCAGTTAGAAAATTATGTATTGATGTTGTTGAATGGAAACCATTTGAATGGCTTATACTTATGACAATATTTGCAAATTGTGTTGCATTGGCAGTATATACACCATATCCATGTGGTGATTCAAATCAAACAAATatgatattagaaaaaattgaatatatatttcttgttATATTTACTGTCGAATgtgttatgaaaataatagcaTATGGTTTTGTTGCACATCAAGGTGCATATTTACGTAATGGTTGGAATATGCTTGATTTtacaattgttgttattggtaTGATTAGTacaatattacaattatttatgcaAGAAGGTTTTGATGTTAAAGCATTACGTGCATTTAGAGTATTACGTCCATTACGTTTAGTATCTGGTGTACCAAGTTTACAAGTTGTacttaattcaattttacgtGCCATGGTGCCTCTATTACATATTgcattattagtattatttgttataataatatatgcaaTAATTGgtcttgaattattttctgGTAAAATGCATAAAACatgtagaaataataaaactggtgAAACAATGGAAGATCCACATCCATGTGGTGATAGTGGTTTTCAATGTAGTTCAATTGGTCCAGAGTATACATGTAGTCGTCAATATTGGGAAGGACCAAATTGGGGTATAactaattttgataattttggaTTAGCAATGTTAACGGTATTTCAATGTGTTACACTTGAAGGTTGGACAGATGTATTATATGATATTGAAGATGCAATGGGTAGTACATGGCAATGGatatattttgtatcaatGGTTATACTTGGTGcattttttgttatgaatttaattcttGGTGTTTTATctggtgaattttcaaaagaaagagaaaaagcTAAAGCAAGAGgtgattttcataaattacgtgaaaaacaacaaattgaaGATGATTTACGTGGTTATTTAGATTGGATAACACAAGCTGAAGATATTGAACCAGAAGCTGATAATGGTAAACAACAAACACAAGATggtaaacaaaaacaacaaaatgaaatggAAAGTACTGATAGACTTGaaggtgatgatgataataatcaacaagaaTCAGTATGGAAAAGAAAACGTCGTGATCTTGATAGAATTAATAGAAGAATGAGAAGATCATGTAGAAAAGCTGTTAAATCACAAGGTTTTTATTGGCTTATTATTGgtcttgtatttttaaatacaagtgTACTTGCTACTGAACATTATCGTCAACCAGATTGGCttgatttatttcaagaaTATACAAATATGTTTTTCATTGCATTATTTACCATggaaatgatattaaaaatgtatagtTTAGGATTTCAAGGATAttttgtatcattatttaatcgttttgattgttttgttgttgttggatcAATTACTGAAATGGTTTTAACAAATACTGAATTAATGCCACCATTGGGTGTATCTGTACTTCGTTGTGTTCGTTTACTACGAGTATTTAAAGTAACAAA ATATTGGCGATCATTATCAAATCTTGTGGCATCACTTTTAAATTCTATACAATCAATTGCATCTCTGcttcttcttttatttctttttattgttatttttgctCTTTTAGGAATGcag GTATTTGgaggaaaatttaattttgatgatttacaaGATAAAACAAGAAGTAATTTTGATAGTTTTTGGCAAAGTTTATTAACagtatttcaaatattaactGGTGAAGATTGGAATGCAGTTATGTATGTTGGAATACGTGCATATGGTGGTGTTGCAACTCATGGAATACTtgcttgtatttattttataatattatttatttgtggtaattatatattactaaATGTCTTTTTGGCTATTGCTGTTGATAATTTGGCTGATGCAGAATCATTAACTGCCATTGAAAAAGAAGCTGAAGAACAAGAAGCTGAACAAAATAGATCACACAGTGGTACACCAGAAAATGATGAAGAGCTAAGTGGTGAATGTGATAGAGATGATAGAGATGAAGGTGATATAACAAGTGgcgaagaagaagaagaagaagaagaggaaGAAGAAGATCCAGGAACTGATATTGAACAGTAcagaaatgaaaatttaaatgaagaaGGATCTGGTAAAGATGGAATTAAAGATGGTCATAAAGttagaataaatattgaacCATATGAGCATggttatgataattataatggtgatgataatgatgatgaagattatGATGATCCATTAGATGGTGAAGTATCAGCAAGACCACGTAGAATGTCAGAATATAATACAGCAAATGCTAAACAACCAATACCAGAAGGAACATCATTGTTTCTattttcacaaaataataGATTTCGTGTATTTTGTCATTGGTTTTGTAATCAcagtaatttttcaaattttattcttgTATGTATCATGGTATCATCTGGTATGCTTGCTGCTGAGGATCCACTTGATGCACTATCTGAAAGAAATCAA GTTTTAAATCgtttcgattatttttttactgctGTATTTaccattgaaatatcattgaAAGTTATTGCATATGGTTTTGTACTTCATAATGGTGCATTTTGTCGATCAGCATTTAGTTTATTGgatcttgttgttgtttgtgTTTCATTAATTTCCATGGCTTGGAg gtcAAGTGCCATATCTTTCATAAAAATTCTTCGAGTTCTACGTGTGTTGAGGCCTCTACGTGCAATCAATCGAGCCAAGGGTCtcaag CACGTAGTTCAGTGCGTCATCGTAGCGGTTAAGACGATCGGAAACATAGTCCTTGTCACCAGTCTTTTGCAGTTCGTCTTCGCCGTTATTGGCGTTCAACTTTTTAAG GGAAAATTTTTTGCGTGCAATGATGAATCCAAGATGACAGAAACAGAATGCCA TGGTACATATTTGGTTTATGAAGAAGGAAATATTAATAGACCAGTTGTCAAAGAAAGAGTATGGAAAAGAAATAGATTTCACTTTGATGATGTTGCCAAAGCTATGCTCACTCTTTTTACTGTTTCGACTTTCGAAGGTTGGCCCAg cctTTTGTATACCTCAATTGACTCAAACCATGAAAATTTCGGTCCAATTTACAATTTTCGTCCGATAATTGCAGcttattacataatttatataattattattgcatttttcatggtaaatatatttgtggGTTTCGTTATTGTGACATTTCAAAATGAAGGTGAACAAGAATACAAAAATTGTGAGCTTGATAAAAACCAG CGTAACTGCATTGAATTTGCACTGAAAGCAAAGCCTGTTCGACGGTACATACCAAAACATAGGATTCAATATAAAGTTTGGTGGTTCGTCACTTCTCAACCATTTGAGTATACAATATTCACTCTCATCATCATAAACACAATAACACTGGccatgaaattttataatcaaccTGATCCATACACTCATGCTCTTGATGTACTTAATATGATCTTCACTGCAGTATTTGCACTTGAATTTGTCTTCAAACTTGCTGCTTTTCGTTTTAAA AATTATTTTGGAGATGCCTGGAATGTCTTTGACTTTATAATAGTTTTGGGAAGTTTCATCGATATTGTATACTCAGAAGTTAAC gCACGACTGCATGTCAAGGCGGGAGGTTCACTTCCCAACGTTAAAAGT cctggttcaaatataatatcaataaatttttttcgactATTTCGTGTAATGCGTCTTGTTAAATTACTGAGTCGTGGTGAAGGAATTAGAACATTATTATGGACTTTTATTAAGTCATTTCAAGCATTGCCATATGTTGCATTACTTATTGTCAtgctgttttttatatatgcagTTATTGGAATGCaagtttttggaaaaattgcACTTGATAATGAAACGGATatcaatagaaataataattttcaaacgTTTCCTCAAGctgtattgatattatttagatCAGCAACAg gTGAATCATGGCAAAATATTATGTTGGATTGTTCATATCGTCCAAATGAAGTCAAGTGTGATCCAAAATCAGATGAACGAACAGCACCAAGTTGTGGAAATGACATTGCATTTCCATATTTTATATCTTTCTATGTTCTCTGTTCATTTTTG attataaatttatttgttgctgTTATAATGgataattttgattatctTACACGTGATTGGTCAATACTTGGACCTCATCatcttgatgaatttataagaTTATGGTCAGAATATGATCCTGATGCTAAAGGACGCATTAAACATTTAGATGTTGTAACATTATTACGTAAAATATCACCACCACTTGGTTTTGGTAAACTTTGTCCACATCGTGTTGCTTGTAAAAGACTTGTATCAATGAATATGCCATTAAATAGTGATGGAACTGTATTATTTAATGCAACATTATTTGCTGTTGTTAGAACATCATTGAGAATTAAAACAGAAGGAAATATTGATGATGCTAATTCACAATTACGtgctattattaaaaaaatatggaaacgTACTAATTCAAAATTACTTGATCAAGTTGTACCACCACctggtgttgatgatgaagTTACAGTTGGTAAATTTTATGCAACTTTTCTTATACAAGATTATTTTAGACGTTTTAAAAAACGTAAAGAATTGGAATTAAAAGAAGGTGACAAAGATTGTCACAATACAGTTACATTACAAGCTGGATTGAGAACATTGCATGAAGCTGGTCCAGAATTAAAACGTGCAATATCTGGAAATCTTGAAGAATTACTTGATGATAATCCTGAGCCAATGCATCGA cgTAATCATTCATTATTTGGAAGTGTTTGGTCAAGCATGAGAAGAGGTCATCATCGAGCAAAGTCATTAAAAGCACTTACTCAAAATAATGCTCCAAAAATATCACCAacaaattcaattgatttcCTGCCATATGCATCTGTTCAAAAATCAGCTGGAGTTGATGGTAATCAAGTTACTGCTAGATCTCATCAAGTTGTACCAAATGTAACAGG AGTTTCAGGCAGTGCACTAGACCGAACACCCATTGAAGAAAATATACCAATGAGACCACTTGCAATGTTTGTCAATAACTCAACCATGCAGCCATCAAATTTCCAAAATCCTTACAAAGTTTTAGA TTTGGAGGATGGGATCGAGCGACAGTTGacaccaccaacaccaccaccaagaCGTAATCTACCATCTGGTGGTACATCTGTTAATATTACACCAGCAACACCAGCACATGGTGATTCAAGCAGTGCAACAACAAGTGCAACAACACAATCACCAACTCCAAGTCCATCACCATCTCTTGCTTCATCATCAATTGGTGGAGCTAGATATTATGCATATGCATCACGTGGATGCTGTATCGACTTTGTTGGCTGGCGACAACCAAATG TCGATGATAATTGTGAAGAAACagatgtagaaaaaaaaagtaatccaTCATCAGATGAAGGTGATTGTTCAACaagtattataaataaaaaattgcataaaagctttaaaaaatcaagtaaacgTTCAAGTAAACGTTCAAATATATCAGATAATATAGAAGAAGAAGGAACATCACGTTGTTTATCATTAAAAGttagaaaaattgaagatgctaattttgatgatgatgataaaacaatgaaaaaatgtttaacaaGAGAACCAAGTATTGCTAATGGATTAAAACTAGCACAAACACAAGCAATTGCTGTTGCTGGATTTCTTACTGATTTTGATTCAAAACAATGTCGTGTTTGTGAATCTTGTTTATCACATCGGGCCTCATTCCACGGCAGAG TTACATGGACCGGTGATAGTAATGGAATTTATGGCTCGGAAAGATTAACTCACAGTTTACCAGGTAGTCCTGCTGATAGAAAGCCAACTTTTGAAGTTATTGGAAGTGCCGAGAGTCTAGTTGGTCGA gtTTTAGTTGAACAAGGACTTGGAAAATATTGTGATCCTGATTTTGTTAGAAACACATCACGTGAAATGCAAGAAGCACTTGATATGACACGTGAAGAAATGGATAGAGCTGCACATTTATTACTACAAGAACGTCAACCATTGACATTTCAATTGCAACAAAATATTGATCAACAATGGAATCAAGGACCAAGAGAAGTTATTTATGAACAATTACGTGAACAACTACCATCGTTAGATAATTCACAAGGTGTTCAACAACCACGAAAAGTATTCCGTGATCAACAACCATTATCttag